Within the Oreochromis niloticus isolate F11D_XX linkage group LG14, O_niloticus_UMD_NMBU, whole genome shotgun sequence genome, the region GCTCAGTGCACTGACTTTAATAATTATCCCACTAAAGACGGGACATGCTGTTAGTAATTACGACTGTCTTTGAACACTGCAGTAGTGAAATAATGTAACGTGCATATATATATGGCGTCCTCTATAATAAAGGACTGGATGGGAAAGGGAGAAAAATGCAGgcactattatttttttaataatcttcTTTCTTTATGTAAACTATATCTCAAGCTCACCATCTGCCATACATTATTTAAACcctacacgcacacacacaactaaTACACCCGGTGAGCGGCCAGCCAAGCGGTTATAAAGTTAGATAAGGCCTGGATTGACTGATTGGCACACTGTCCTGCCCACACAGGTAGAGATGTTGTGTTTCAAAAATATGCTGCCTCATCCTCAAAGCCAATCACAGGAAGCAGTGGGCGGGGGCTCTCTCTTCCTGGTAGGTTGGTAGGATAAGGGATAAAATATACCGAGAGGGGGATCCAATCCGGTTTGAGCTAGTTCTGGTACTGCTCGGACGTTTATGTTAAGTTACAGACTGCAGCTGGTGGAGGTGTAGGCAGAGGTGGCTGGGctgacaaaacaacaacaactcctccttttgtttgtgtaactgTTTTAAGAAAGGCagtgttcctgttttttttaaaattcctgcCGTGCAACCTAAGCAACAATGGGAAGGAAGAAAGTAAGTGGAAAGAAAATGTGTGCTTTACGCTTGGGTCGGCATGATGCAGAAATAGCGTTTTAAGAAACTGTAGCAGTTGTTTTGTGGTGTTAATACACGTATGCAGGAGCAATGCAATGCAACACGCTACGGCGTGTCCATGTGCGTGCCGTGGAGTCCACCTTTGCCTGCGCTCAGGTCTGTCGTGTCTCACTCCGCTGATACAGGGAAGTGGCGCCTTTTTACTTAGCACTGCTTTTTTCGCTCTCTCCCCCCCAGTCCAGTTAAAGCTTCTGTTTTGTAAACCGTGTGCCCGGCTGAGTTTTAATAGTCACCAACTGTGCGCCGAAACAAAGGGGTGTAATCACCATCGAGGCGCACAGGTTGGCATTTCGGGGAAATTTCTTTCGTAATTGcctccttatttatttatttacttgtgcTCTGGGTTACACGCGTGCTGTTTCAGGTACCAGCTGCACTTTCAGGGACGTGTCGGGTTTTTTAGTCGCATTTGCGGCCAAATTTGGCGGAGATTTTGACCTCAGGCGAGTGTGCGCGCACTGGAAGGCTGGTGCGCGTCACTCCTGAGGTGTGCAGTCCctttccccccccccctctctggTTTGGCTCGTTAATGGCAGCTGATGTATCCTCGACAGCACAGCGACACATCTGGCCGTTTTGCTGTCAAGCGGAGCTCTATTAGTAATGGAGGATGaccttattattttttttttatttttttttttttttccagtttagtcACGCTGGTGATATAAACAGTGACAGCAGGCGGAGTGAGTCCACTCCTTATTTCTTGTGTCCACGGAGCTGCTGTTGCTTTGTGGGAAATAAACTCGCACCCGCCAGATCCTTCGAGTCAGCTCAAAAACGTGACCCTCCCCATGTACGGATTGCATAATTTCTTTGTGACTTGAGGGAAAGGAGAGGTGCCCATCCCCCCCCCCACCTCTTTGCATTACACACCCACTTTAGCTCACTCATGAATGGTTGTTGGTTTTGGCTCATTATGTTTTCCCCCCTCACTCTCTTGTCTTTTTCAGGCTACCACTGATGCAGATGCAAGTGCAGAGGTTAGTATTTCCACTAATAAATTCCAAACTAATGCTGATACCCAGAATAAGATTGATGCTTCATAGCCAGTTCAGTGCATCCCAGTCTTAATCGGTGGAGTTTTGAGACTGACCGTAAATCGGATGGGTTTTAAAGTGCAAGTTATGTTGAGTTTGTGCAACCCAAATTGTTCTTGTTTACCAGATTTGTCTTAAAATGAGTGCACAGGTAAAGAGTTTTGTGCTTCTAATGCCCTAAAACACTAAACTATTTGttcaatttatttcatttaggggaaaaaaggaaggacaaaaacatactatacaaaataaagcaaattaCACTCTGATAACGCTCCACCTATGCTGATTCAGTATACATATTGAATAGGAGCAGTAAGAAGTGCACACTTATTAATTCCACCCCTTCTCCTTAAGTTGGCAATTAATATTTATCCAGCTTCCTTATTGATTATAAACCTGAATAATAGCAATATGGATATTTCTAATGCTAAATTTGCTGCACGAATCAAAACTCCCAGGATGCAAAGTTTCATCTTTACTCCCTTAAAGGACAAATAATGAAGTGCATACAGAGTGCAGTTAtatccacagtgtgtctttgtcccCTGTCCTGTAACCTCAAACACTCCCTGAGCGTTTTTTTTcccgaggtttcttcctgttaaaagggagtttttccttcccactgtcaccaagtgcttggaCATTGGGGATCGactaattgttggggttttctctattattgtaacgtctttacagtataaagcatcCTTAGATGccctgttgtgatttggtggtaTGTAAATAAAATGGCATGTCTGAAACGCATGCTGGCAGTTACTACTTCCCTTTGTGGGCTCATTGTGTCATTGTAACAcctctcattgagtaacatggggtttttttcccatCATAAATGCTGGGGGGGGGGCTGTCTCTTCCGGAGTGCTTAACTGAATTAATGTGgccttctgtgttttttttttttgttttgtttttttccttcagccAAGGAGAAAGTCTCAGAGGTTGTCAGAAGTAAGTCTACAAAGCTCAGCAAAGACCTTGACAGATTAATCTGTGGATTTTCTCATTGCTCTGTTTGTAATTTTGGAACATGATTGTGTGTTACAGAAAGAGACGCAACCAAAACCACAGCCAGAAAAGACAAAGGTAAAAGACAAATCTTACCATTGCACACAACCGCTATAACCATATAAAATGCACAGCAGCTTCATGATGCTTGGTTTGTTATTGACACCACAGGCACCCCCCAAGACCAAAAAGGTGAAAGAGGCAGCCAaggcagaggagaaaaaagaagaacCTCAGGCAGAAAAGGAAGAGGTGCCAGCAGAAAATGGAGAGGCCAAAGCTGATGAGGTATTCTAAGTTTCCCCTTTTTTTGTGAGCGCCACGTGACATTTGCACTGtcacaaaacagaacaaaataaaagtgcgttttctctgttctccagcaggccgcagcaGCAGATGAAAAGGACGCCAaggctgaagaggaggagaaagcaGCAGAGTAGTCGTGTTGCCACTGAACTAACTCGTCAATGCTCCCTGTACCTCCTTTGTTGTAAAATGCAGAGAATATTTTTATCTACTATTTTCTTAAGACAGCAGTGTTTTTAGGGATATGATTGCTTTTTTAAGAATAGTACGGTTTCCATTCAGTTTCACGGCTTCTGTGAAGGGAAAGTTTATTGTGTCCTTGTGATCTTTTTGTCTTgtgtttaatttctttttcttttttaaagcctGTTTACCCGAGACATTTCAGAGGTACCTTTTTGGAACTTTATAACCTGTTTTGGAAAATGCATCAAAATTCTGTGCTGGATGGGTAATTGTTTAAAATTTGTGTTCTATGCTAAGTAATGCCTTGCTCATTTTCATTATCATCACAGGAAGTCATTGGGTTGATTTTTATGTTATCGTGTATTTGACAACAATGTGATCGATCCATGTTTTCTGCTTTGCTTTAAACTAAATGCATTAGAGTTGTACTTCTGACTCTTTTCCTATCGTGAAATCTGTTTGGTTTGGGGATTTCTCTACTAATGTACAGTTTCCtcctttaaacaaaaaaagtttcctTTTGTTATAAATGGTATAAAATACCAATTAAAGTGAGGACTTTGATTTAAGTGTGTGTTTCTTagcagttgtgtactgtatttggCCAGAGGGATTTACTTTAAATGACCTATTTCAGATGTTTCTATTGTAAACCACTTAAATTATAGATATTAGAAATTCCTCAAACTAAAATGCCTAAGTTACTAAttgttactttttaatttttttagacTTCTCAGTTAATTTCATAAGAGAATCACTGAAGATTACTTTATAAAGATGGTGACATTTACACTGATCAGgaataacattatgaccacagGTGAAGTAAATAACAGTGATTAAATCTCCGTCATAgcacctgttagtgggtgggTTATATTAGGGAGCAAATGAACATCTTGTCCTCAAAGTCGATGTGTTGGGGGCAGGAAAAAGGGACGAGCGTAAGGATTTGGTCAGCGCCAACAGATGAGTTGCTGTAGCTCATATTGCCAAAAAAAGGTTGATGCTAATTTTGATGGAAAGGTGTCAGAATACACAGTCCGTTGCTGTTTGTTGCATATAGTGTTTAATAGCCTCAGACTTTTCAGGCTGCCCATGCTGACCCCTGTCCACTGCCAAAAGTACCAACAATGGGCGCTTGACCATCATCAGAACTGGAGCACAGAGCAATGGAATGGAGGTGGCTTGGAAACGGTATTCCCAGATAGCTGTGGCCTCTTTCAACAGGATAATGAGCCATGCCACAAAGCACAAATGGTTCAGGAGTGATTTGAGAAGCATGcgtttgaggtgttgacttcACCTCCAAATTCCCCAAATCTCGATTCAATCGAGCATCTGTGTGATGTGCTGGACAAATGTCTGGTCTGTGAAGGCCCCACCTAGCCTAGCATCttacagaacaaaaacaacctGTTGCTAACATTTTGGTGCTAAATACCATAGCTCGCCTTCAGGGGTCTAGTCGAGTCCATGCCTCAATGGGTCAGAGTTATTTTGGCATCAAAAGGGggaccaacacaatattaggcacATGGTGTTATGACTGATCAGTGTAAATATCTGATCATTGTGCTTGGGGTAGTTGGTACTGAGCTCCTGAGCCCCTACTGTACACACAGTTTGGCCCAAGATTTTCTATGTGATTATTGATTATGTacatttaaaattgcatttGCTCATCAGCTAAAAATAATTAAGATCTTGAACCTTGACAGTGGCAcagaaccactttaaaaaaaaaacttttgcaATTCTCCACATGATATACTtggcatgctgggaaatagaCCAATccttttaaagtgctttattaCTCTAACCTTTTGGATAGGTTAAAGAACCAGTTTTTATTTACCACTACTAGCAAAAGTTATGATTTTGTTTTAAGAAGAAAATCATGGTGAACAACATCTGTGGCCTGCATCTCTCAGTCAGCGATGATTTTCTTTCTGTGACCCCTCCCTCAGCCACATAAGTCAGTCCTCAAACTATATATATACTATATGAAGATCACAGAAaagagaccacagagaagattcgtTGGCTCATAACTTGTACTAAGTGTACATGTCgaaatatacaaacacacagtcaaatAAACGGTCCTATATTTATTCCTGCATACACACTTCCATACATACTTTGGAAAAACAAGAGCCAAAACTAATGGGCAAAAGTTTAGGAACTAGCAAGCTTAGGAAAAGCATGATTGCCCACATGAT harbors:
- the hmgn1a gene encoding non-histone chromosomal protein HMG-14A-like isoform X1; translation: MGRKKATTDADASAEPRRKSQRLSEKETQPKPQPEKTKAPPKTKKVKEAAKAEEKKEEPQAEKEEVPAENGEAKADEQAAAADEKDAKAEEEEKAAE
- the hmgn1a gene encoding non-histone chromosomal protein HMG-14A-like isoform X2; the protein is MGRKKATTDADASAEPRRKSQRLSEKETQPKPQPEKTKAPPKTKKVKEAAKAEEKKEEPQAEKEEVPAENGEAKADEAAAADEKDAKAEEEEKAAE